CGCCGAGCAGCAGGCTCTGGACCACGAAGACGACGTAGACGGCGACCGCGCCGGCGATCGCGTGGGGCAGGGTCAGGCCCGGCGACGGCGGCGAGAGGACGATCGCCAGCACCGTGGCCGGATAGGTGATGCGGTTGAGGATGAGCCGGTGCTTCACGTCGAAGACCACCACGTGGACGAAGATCGTCACCCACAGGAGGTGGATGAACAGCCCGGCCCCGACCGGGTCGTGGGCGGCGAAGGCGGCGAAGCCCACCGCCCCGAGCACCGGCGCCAGCCAGCGCTCCAGCCAGGTCCAGCCGTAGCGCTCGGCCTTCCAGGGCAGCGCCACCGGCGGCTCCCGCCCCTCGGCGGCGGCCTCGGCGGCCTCGCGGGCGCAGTCGTCGTCGTAGAGGCGCCGCTCCTCGAGTTCCTCCTCCTCGAGCCGCTCGCGCCGCTCCAGCCACACCGAGGCGTACCCGGCGCCGAGCCCGGCGATCGCCCCGGCCGCGCCGGCGACCGCCACCACCGCGGGGTTCATCCGTCCACCGCCGCGAGCAGCGCCGCCCGCGCCTCCTCCCAGGGGGGCTCGAGCCCGGTCCATCGCCGGAAGCTCAGCATCCCCTGCTGGAGGAGCATCTCGAGGCCGTCGCAGGCGCGCAGGCCGGCCGCCCGGGCGGCGGTGACGAGGTCCACCGGCCGGGGCCGGTAGCGGAGGTCGACGACGGTGCACCCGGCGCCGAGCCGGTCGAGGCGCACCGGAAGCGCGGCGAGGCCGCCGGGGGTGGCGTTGACCACGGTCCCGGCGCGGGCGAGCAGCGGCTCGAGGGCGGTGGTGTCCCAGCCGGCCGGGGTCGCCTCCAGCACCGGCGCCAGCCGCGCGGCGAGCTCCCGTGCCGCCTCGGGGCGGCGCGCGGCCACCCACAGCCGGCCCACCTCGGCGCGGCTGAGGGCGAGCAGCGCCGCGGCGGCGGCGCCGCCGGCGCCGAGCACCACCGCATCCTCGCCGGACGAGGGCCACAGCCCGGCGCCGCGCAGCGCCCCCTCGAGCCCGCCGGCGTCGGTGTTCGCGCCGAGCAGCCGCCCCTCCTCCACCACCACGGTGTTCACCGCGCCGGTGAGCGCGGCGTCGCCCTCCAGGTGGTCGCAGGCGGCGGCGACGGCGAGCTTGTGGGGGATGGTCACGTTCGCCCCGGTGGCCTCGCCGGCGCGCAGCCGCCGCAACGCCTCGCCCAGCTGCTCGGGGGCGACGTCGACGATCCGGTAGCTGCCCTCGACCCCGCGGGCCCGCAGCGCCGCCTCCTGCATGCGCGGGCTGGGCGAGGCGGACACGCCGTGCCCCAGCAGCCAGAGATCGGTCGGGCTCATCGGCAGGGGCTGTTCAGGTACTGCTGCACCAGCGCGTTGTGCGCCGCCAGGGTGCTGCTGTAGTGGTTGTGGCCACATCCGTCCGAGACGTAGAACAGGTAGTCGCTGGTCGCGGGGTGGGCGGCCGCCTCCAGCGACGCCAGCCCCGGGTTGGAGATCGGCGTCGGCGGCAGCCCCCGGTGCATGTAGGTGTTGTACGGGGTGTCCTGCTTCAGCTCGTCGGAGGTCGGCGCCCGGTCGGTGACCCCGACTCCGTAGATCACCGAGGCGTCGACCTGCAGGTCCATCCCCCTGGCGAGCCGGTTGTAGAGCACCCCGGCGACCATCGGCCGGTCGGCGGGCAGGCGCGCCTCGCGCTCGACGATGGAGGCGAGCACCACCGCCTGGTACGGGGTGAGGCCCTGCGGCGGCGAGCCCACCATCGGCAGCGCCTTGCTCATGAACGCCTGGAGCTGCTGGGCGACCACGTCGTGAGCCTTCGCGCCCACCGGCACCTCGTAGGTGTCGGGGAAGAGCATGCCCTCGAGCGGCGCTCCCGCCGGGCGGCCGTCGATGAAGCCGGCGCTGAACTGCCCGGTGCGCTCCTCGCCGAGGTAGGCGGCGGCGGTCACCCCCAGGCCGGTGGACTGCACCCGCTCGGCGATCTGCGCCGCGGTCAGGCCCTCGGGGATCACCACCCTCACCGTCCGGGCGTCGGGGGGCATCTCCAGCCGGGCGATCAGGGCTGTCGCGCCCATGCCGGTGTCGAGGCGGTAGCGGCCCGCCCTCAGCTCGCCTCCCAGGCCACGCCACTTCGCGTACCAGCGGAACCAGAGGGGGTTGCGCACCAGGTCGTGGGACTGGAGGTCGGTGACCAGCCCGTCCAGGGTCTCGCCGGCGGCGACGTCGATGGCCACCGCGCTGGCGTGCCCCGAGGCCGGCGCGTCGAGCTGGGAGCGAGCGTAGAGGGCGGTGCCGCCGACCCCCGCGAGCATCACGACGACGACGATCGCCAGCGCGAGGAGGATCCGCGACCGGCGGCCGCGGCCGCCCCGGGCTCGCCGCGGGCTCAAGCGGGCGCGCTTTTCTGCGGCCGCCGCACGCCCGGGCGCCGGCGTGCGGCGTCGAGCCAGCCCTGGAGCATGATCGCCGCGGCCACGGCGTCGATGGCCTCGCGGCGGCGGTCGCGGCGCATCCCCGACTCCAGCAGGGCGCGCTCGGCGGCGACGCTGCTGAGCCGCTCGTCCCACATCTCCACCGGCAGCCCGGTCTGCCGCGAGGCCTCGTCCGCCAGGGTCCGCGCCGCCGCGGCGGCGTCACCCTCGGTGCCGTCGAGGCGCAGCGGCAGGCCCACCACCAGCCGCTCGGCGCCGCGGGCGCGGGCCTCCTCGCGCACCCGCTCCCAGAACCCGCGGTCGCGGCGGAGGAGGGTCGCCACCGGGCTGGCGATGGTGGCGGTGGGATCGGTGGCGGCCAGCCCGACGCGGACGCTGCCGGCGTCGAGGCCCAGGGTCACCCCGGGGAGTGCGGCGCTCACGAGGAGCCCTCGGCGACGACGCGCACGTCGACGGAGATCCGGCTGGAGAAGAAGGGCAGCACGAAGAAGGGGATGGCACGGGAGATGCTGGTGCTCGCCTGGTCGCCGAACTCGGAGCGCACCTTGCGGCCGACCGCGTCCTCGCCCTGCCCGGTGAACGTCTCCTTCAGCTTGTTGAGGTCCACGATCGGCTGGCTGAAGCCGGTGCCGCGGATGCTGAAGACCACGGTGCCGTCGTCGCTCGCCTGCTGGATGTCGGGGCCGGTGAGGCGCTGCTCCACCAGGGTCTCGCCCTGGGGGATCTGCGAGCTCAGGTCGGTGGTGAAGACACGGCGGACGTCGTCGGGGTTGTAGGCGGCGGCGCGGCCGTGCACGGTGACGGTGATCGTCGTCTCCTTGTACTCGTCGCCGGAGTTGGGGACGGGCGGGGCGACCTCGGTCGAGAGGGTGAGGCCCTGCTGGCTGGGGTCGATGGCGAAGACGTCGCCCTGGGCGTGGTCCTGCATCGCCTTGCGCGCCTTGTCGCTGAGCTGCTGCTTCAGCTGGGTGACCTGGTCGTTGAACCCCTTGAAGTCCTGGGCGCTCACCACCACGACGGTGTGCTGGTCGATGCCGCCCCCGGTGGCCGCGGGGTTGGTGACCCCGAGGTCGCAGCGGCGGCTGGCCTGGTCCTGGGGCCCGCAGGGGTTGCCGGTGGTGGTTCCCGGGGGGCTGTTGGGAGGCGGCAGCCACTGGGTGATCGACCCCGCCGGCACGTTGCCGGAGCCGCCCGTCGACTCCGCGGTGACCGGGATCGGCGGCGAGCTGCTCACCGGGGAGCCGGCGGTCGCCGCGGGGACGCAGTACTGCCCGTCGGGGGTGTTGGTGGTGTCCTGGCTGACCACGAACTTCACCGGCCTGCCGCCCCCGGTCGAGAACTCGGTTCCCCGGGGGAAGCCGTTGCTGGCGCAGAAGGGGTAGGGCTCGTCGGTGGTGAGCACGATGCCGCCGGTCGCGGCCACCGCCTGGATCTGCTTCTGGCCGGTGGGCTTCGCGGTGAACTGCTGGCTCTCGTCGTCGGTGACCGCCTTGGTGAGCACCCGGTCGGGTCCCTGGGCCGCGCTGGGGTCGCTGGTGCCCTGGATCTGCTTGCTCAGCTCCACCGGGGTGGCCTTGAGGGTGATCGTGACCTTCGCCGAGGGCGCCACCAGGAAGAGCAGCAGGAAGCCGAGCACGAAGATCGCCCCCGCCACCATGTACAGGCGGCGGCGGTCGGTGCTCGCCGCGATCCCCGGCAGCCCCCCGCGGGGGCGGCGCGGACCCGGGGGCACGGGCGCCGGGACGGTGTGGTCGGCCCAGGTGTCGTCGACCGGCTCGGCGGCGAGGTCCGCGGTGGCCGCGGCCGCCACCCCGTCGCCGTGGGCGCCGTCGGTGGCCGGGCGCACCACCTCCATGCCGCGCTCGTACGCCTGCACCGAGGCGTAGGTGGCGAAGCCGGCCTCGCGGGCCAGCCCCTGCACTCGCGGATCGCCGCTGACGATCGCGGTGCTCTTCAGGTTGGAGCGGCTGTACTGCTGGAGCAGGCGCAGGTTGAGCGGGCTGAGCAGCACCCGCGCCTGGCTGGGAAAGATGAAGACGAGGTCGGACTCGTCGCCGGCGGCGCGGATCCGCTCGACGAGCTCCGTGATCTCCTCGTCGGGGTCGACGTACACCATCTTCGCCATCGGTCAGACCTTCATCGCTCGCATGATCCGCCGCATCACGCCGCCGAGGGGCTGGTCCTCCTCGTCATCCAGCTGGATGGCGTGGTACGCGAGGCCCATCGGGGTGATGTCCTGGGTGCCGGTGAGCAGGCCGGTGCTGTCGTAGACGCCGCTGACCGCCTCGGGCCGGAGCACCTCGATGGTGGGCGGCTTCGGGAAGGGCAGGTGCTCGGTCCAGTTGAGCGCCCGGAGCTGGTCGGCCACCTCGGGGAGGGCGGCGCCGCCGCCGGCGAGGTAGATCGCCGGGGGCAGCGCCTCGCCGTGGGCCATCTCCTCCAGCGCCAGCGCCACCCCCTGGGCGAGCACCTCGGCGTTGGGGTTGACGGCGTCGTGGGCGAGCTTGCGCTGGTCGGCGGCGAGGGTACCGGCGCCGTGGGCGAGCTTGAACTGCTCGGCCTGCTCGAGCGACATCCCCAGCTCGCCGGCGACCC
This genomic window from Candidatus Dormiibacterota bacterium contains:
- a CDS encoding shikimate dehydrogenase, producing MSPTDLWLLGHGVSASPSPRMQEAALRARGVEGSYRIVDVAPEQLGEALRRLRAGEATGANVTIPHKLAVAAACDHLEGDAALTGAVNTVVVEEGRLLGANTDAGGLEGALRGAGLWPSSGEDAVVLGAGGAAAAALLALSRAEVGRLWVAARRPEAARELAARLAPVLEATPAGWDTTALEPLLARAGTVVNATPGGLAALPVRLDRLGAGCTVVDLRYRPRPVDLVTAARAAGLRACDGLEMLLQQGMLSFRRWTGLEPPWEEARAALLAAVDG
- a CDS encoding prepilin peptidase, with the protein product MNPAVVAVAGAAGAIAGLGAGYASVWLERRERLEEEELEERRLYDDDCAREAAEAAAEGREPPVALPWKAERYGWTWLERWLAPVLGAVGFAAFAAHDPVGAGLFIHLLWVTIFVHVVVFDVKHRLILNRITYPATVLAIVLSPPSPGLTLPHAIAGAVAVYVVFVVQSLLLGGSVLGMGDAKLGAVVGATTGLGLDSRHLGAVYAVIAAVLIGGVAAALLLVTRIRGLKDPIPYGPFLCAGAALIMYVGPAGP
- the ruvX gene encoding Holliday junction resolvase RuvX, which encodes MSAALPGVTLGLDAGSVRVGLAATDPTATIASPVATLLRRDRGFWERVREEARARGAERLVVGLPLRLDGTEGDAAAAARTLADEASRQTGLPVEMWDERLSSVAAERALLESGMRRDRRREAIDAVAAAIMLQGWLDAARRRPGVRRPQKSAPA
- the mltG gene encoding endolytic transglycosylase MltG gives rise to the protein MSPRRARGGRGRRSRILLALAIVVVVMLAGVGGTALYARSQLDAPASGHASAVAIDVAAGETLDGLVTDLQSHDLVRNPLWFRWYAKWRGLGGELRAGRYRLDTGMGATALIARLEMPPDARTVRVVIPEGLTAAQIAERVQSTGLGVTAAAYLGEERTGQFSAGFIDGRPAGAPLEGMLFPDTYEVPVGAKAHDVVAQQLQAFMSKALPMVGSPPQGLTPYQAVVLASIVEREARLPADRPMVAGVLYNRLARGMDLQVDASVIYGVGVTDRAPTSDELKQDTPYNTYMHRGLPPTPISNPGLASLEAAAHPATSDYLFYVSDGCGHNHYSSTLAAHNALVQQYLNSPCR